One stretch of Chryseobacterium sp. LJ668 DNA includes these proteins:
- a CDS encoding cysteine desulfurase, translating into MFDIQEIRSQFSILNQQVNGKPLVYLDNAATSQKPNSVLEVWKQYYTEINANVHRGIHTLSQLATEEMELSRRKIQKFINAKNDFEVIFTKGTTEGINLIAYILTQKIKKDDEIIISYLEHHSNIVPWQLLCERTGAKLRVIPIDQEGILQLDYLDEFLSEKTKVVSVNQVSNALGIVNPIEEIIAKTRANSDAYIVIDGAQSVPHFKIDVQALDCDFFVFSGHKMYAPMGTGILYGKQAILEDLPPFHGGGEMIAVCSFDQTTYAGLPFKYEAGTPNVGGNIALGAAVDFINKIGHDNIQNHENALLEYAQKHLLEIEGLKVYGENANRTGVVSFNLIGMGISSDVGMILDKMGVAVRTGHHCTQPIMDFFDIAGTVRASFAVYNTFEEIDLLVEGVKKAQRMLA; encoded by the coding sequence ATGTTTGACATTCAGGAAATAAGAAGTCAGTTTTCTATATTAAATCAGCAAGTGAATGGTAAGCCATTGGTTTACTTAGACAATGCAGCAACATCGCAAAAACCCAACTCTGTTTTAGAAGTATGGAAACAATATTATACAGAAATCAATGCCAATGTCCACAGAGGAATTCATACGTTGAGTCAATTGGCTACTGAAGAAATGGAGCTTTCAAGAAGGAAAATTCAGAAATTCATCAATGCTAAAAATGATTTTGAAGTAATTTTCACAAAGGGAACCACAGAAGGAATTAACCTCATCGCTTATATTTTAACTCAAAAAATTAAAAAAGACGACGAGATTATCATTTCATACCTGGAGCATCACTCAAATATCGTTCCTTGGCAATTGCTTTGTGAAAGAACTGGTGCAAAATTAAGAGTAATTCCAATCGATCAGGAAGGAATTCTTCAGCTTGATTATTTAGATGAATTTTTAAGTGAGAAAACAAAGGTCGTTTCTGTCAATCAAGTTTCAAATGCTTTGGGGATTGTCAATCCTATTGAAGAAATTATCGCAAAAACGAGAGCCAATTCTGATGCATATATCGTTATCGACGGAGCTCAGTCTGTACCGCATTTTAAAATTGATGTTCAGGCTTTAGATTGTGATTTCTTTGTGTTTTCAGGTCACAAAATGTATGCTCCGATGGGAACTGGTATTTTGTACGGAAAGCAGGCGATTTTAGAAGATTTGCCGCCATTTCATGGAGGCGGTGAGATGATTGCGGTTTGCTCATTTGATCAGACTACTTACGCAGGTTTACCTTTTAAATATGAAGCAGGAACTCCAAATGTAGGTGGGAATATCGCTTTGGGAGCCGCCGTTGATTTCATCAATAAAATAGGTCATGACAATATACAAAATCATGAAAATGCTTTGTTGGAATATGCTCAAAAACATCTCTTAGAAATTGAAGGTTTAAAAGTCTATGGCGAAAATGCCAACAGAACCGGAGTTGTTTCATTTAATCTCATCGGAATGGGAATTTCCTCAGATGTCGGAATGATTCTAGATAAAATGGGTGTTGCCGTACGAACCGGACATCACTGTACACAACCGATTATGGATTTCTTTGATATTGCTGGGACGGTGAGAGCAAGTTTTGCAGTTTACAATACATTTGAGGAGATTGATTTGTTGGTAGAGGGTGTGAAAAAAGCGCAGAGAATGTTGGCATAA
- a CDS encoding ribose-phosphate pyrophosphokinase: MAEQQSYLFSTRTSKELAEKIAHHYGKELGKIIIQEFSDGEFEPVLDESVRGGRVFLIGSTFPPADNLLELLLMIDAAKRASAKSITVVLPYFGLARQDRKDKPRAPIGAKLVANLLTAAGATRIMTMDLHADQIQGFFEIPVDHLYASSIFVDYIRDLNLDHLTIASPDMGGAKRAKNYAGHLGADVVIAYKERKKANVVEEMFLIGDVVGKNVILIDDMIDTAGTLCKAADILMEKGALSVRAMATHGVLSGKAYDNIQNSQLLEVIVTDSIPVKTNLSSKIKVLSCAPLFADVMKMVHEHQSISSKFII; encoded by the coding sequence ATGGCCGAGCAACAAAGTTATCTATTTTCGACAAGAACTAGTAAGGAGCTAGCAGAAAAAATTGCCCATCACTATGGGAAAGAATTGGGGAAAATCATCATTCAGGAGTTCAGCGATGGTGAATTTGAACCTGTACTAGATGAGTCTGTAAGGGGAGGAAGAGTTTTCCTGATAGGATCTACATTTCCGCCGGCAGACAATCTTTTAGAGCTTCTTCTGATGATTGATGCAGCTAAAAGAGCTTCTGCTAAGAGCATTACTGTAGTACTTCCTTATTTTGGGCTTGCAAGACAAGACAGAAAAGACAAGCCAAGAGCGCCTATTGGAGCAAAACTGGTTGCAAATCTTTTAACCGCTGCTGGAGCAACAAGAATCATGACAATGGATCTGCATGCAGACCAAATTCAGGGCTTCTTCGAAATACCTGTGGATCATTTGTACGCTTCAAGTATTTTCGTTGATTATATCAGAGATTTAAATCTTGATCATCTTACGATCGCTTCTCCGGATATGGGAGGTGCAAAAAGAGCAAAAAACTATGCCGGTCACCTAGGTGCAGATGTAGTGATTGCTTATAAAGAAAGAAAAAAAGCAAATGTGGTTGAAGAAATGTTCCTTATTGGCGATGTTGTCGGTAAAAATGTAATTCTTATTGATGATATGATTGATACTGCAGGTACACTTTGCAAAGCTGCGGATATTTTGATGGAAAAGGGAGCATTATCAGTACGGGCAATGGCGACTCATGGAGTTCTTTCCGGTAAGGCATATGACAATATTCAAAACTCGCAATTACTGGAAGTTATTGTAACTGACTCAATTCCTGTGAAAACTAATTTGTCATCTAAAATAAAAGTGCTATCTTGCGCCCCATTATTTGCTGATGTGATGAAGATGGTGCATGAGCATCAATCGATTAGCAGTAAGTTTATTATCTAA
- a CDS encoding PSP1 domain-containing protein: MSCGCKTSGDSAHSCGTKSANGCESVNTCGNSYKLSVFDWLSNVQNPASNRCDFVEVRFKNDRKSFYKNVNNIPLHIGSVVTVESSPGHDVGVVSLSGELVKIQMKKKRFSTEDPLKIYRLANQKDIEVWQEARKKEETVKVDARKISHRLGLEMKITDVEYQGDGSKVTFYYTADNRVDFRMLIKEFAGTFRTKIDMKQIGFRQEAAKIGGIGSCGRELCCSTWLTDFRSVNTNVARYQQLSINPQKLAGQCGKLKCCLNYELDSYLDALSHFPSSSTMLDTEKGRAFCIKIDVFKKKMWFAYVDSSMAWYDFDIDLVKKLIAQNKKGERILPLEELKVPDIALPSVDLIQENSVDRFEKKNRGGFNKNRNQNPNQGQNPNQNRPNNNQGPRNRPERTDRNDRPQKTERSTGERPVNSERPKNTNPNAKPNPNQNPNQRQPKPQQTQQPKIQVEKAEADLNSEQKPQQPPKKKFKKKFPPKKDNNV, from the coding sequence ATGAGTTGTGGATGCAAAACATCCGGCGATTCTGCACATTCTTGCGGAACGAAATCCGCGAATGGCTGTGAAAGTGTAAATACCTGTGGTAATAGTTATAAATTAAGTGTTTTCGATTGGTTATCTAATGTACAAAACCCAGCATCTAACCGATGCGACTTTGTGGAAGTTAGGTTTAAAAATGACCGAAAATCGTTTTATAAAAATGTAAATAATATCCCTTTACATATAGGTAGTGTAGTAACAGTAGAATCTAGCCCCGGACACGATGTAGGTGTGGTAAGTCTCTCAGGAGAACTGGTAAAAATTCAGATGAAAAAGAAAAGATTTTCAACTGAGGACCCACTTAAAATATACAGACTGGCTAACCAAAAAGACATTGAAGTCTGGCAGGAAGCAAGAAAAAAAGAAGAAACCGTAAAGGTTGACGCCCGAAAAATATCTCACAGATTAGGTCTTGAAATGAAGATCACTGATGTGGAATATCAGGGCGACGGATCAAAAGTCACATTTTATTACACGGCAGATAACCGTGTTGATTTCAGAATGTTGATCAAGGAGTTTGCTGGAACTTTCAGAACCAAAATCGATATGAAACAAATTGGTTTCAGACAGGAAGCCGCAAAAATCGGCGGAATTGGTTCTTGTGGAAGAGAACTGTGCTGTTCAACATGGTTAACAGATTTCAGATCAGTCAACACTAATGTAGCACGATATCAACAACTTAGCATCAATCCTCAGAAACTGGCAGGACAATGCGGAAAATTGAAATGTTGTTTAAATTACGAATTAGACAGTTATTTGGATGCATTAAGTCATTTTCCATCGTCCTCAACAATGTTGGACACTGAAAAAGGTAGAGCTTTCTGCATTAAAATTGACGTTTTCAAAAAGAAAATGTGGTTTGCATACGTTGACAGTTCAATGGCCTGGTATGATTTCGATATCGATTTAGTTAAAAAACTGATTGCTCAAAACAAAAAAGGAGAAAGAATACTTCCGCTTGAAGAGTTGAAAGTTCCGGATATCGCTTTACCTAGTGTAGATCTTATTCAGGAGAACAGTGTAGATAGATTTGAGAAGAAAAACAGAGGAGGTTTCAACAAAAACAGGAATCAAAATCCAAATCAGGGTCAAAACCCAAATCAAAACAGACCGAATAACAATCAGGGACCAAGAAACCGTCCGGAAAGGACTGACAGAAATGACAGACCTCAAAAAACGGAGCGTTCTACTGGTGAAAGGCCCGTAAATTCTGAACGACCGAAAAATACAAATCCCAACGCAAAACCTAACCCGAACCAAAACCCAAATCAAAGACAGCCAAAGCCTCAACAGACGCAACAGCCAAAGATTCAGGTAGAAAAAGCCGAGGCAGATTTAAATTCGGAGCAGAAACCACAACAACCTCCGAAAAAGAAATTTAAAAAGAAATTTCCTCCCAAAAAAGATAATAATGTATAA
- a CDS encoding 50S ribosomal protein L25/general stress protein Ctc, with protein MKSITIQGTKRESVGKKSTKALRDAELVPCVVYGGGEPLNFSALEKAFKGLVYTPEAHTVSIEVDGQVIPAVLQDIQFHPITDKIIHADFYRLSDDKPVIMEVPVRLTGRSKGVVAGGVLRQSFRKLKVKAIPANLPDEVVVDITSLKIGNKLYVGSLKAEGFTFVHPDNAVVVAVKMSRNAAKGGAMADDDDEEVATEVEGEAPATEEAAAE; from the coding sequence ATGAAATCTATTACAATTCAAGGTACAAAAAGAGAAAGCGTGGGCAAAAAGTCGACAAAAGCTTTACGTGATGCTGAATTAGTTCCTTGTGTTGTTTACGGAGGTGGCGAGCCATTGAACTTCTCTGCTTTAGAGAAAGCGTTCAAAGGTTTGGTATATACTCCTGAAGCACACACGGTATCTATTGAAGTTGACGGACAGGTAATTCCTGCAGTTCTTCAGGATATTCAGTTTCACCCGATTACAGACAAAATCATTCATGCAGACTTCTACAGATTATCTGACGATAAGCCAGTAATTATGGAAGTTCCTGTAAGATTGACAGGTCGTTCTAAAGGTGTTGTAGCTGGTGGTGTTTTGCGTCAGTCTTTCAGAAAACTGAAAGTAAAAGCTATTCCTGCAAACTTACCAGACGAGGTGGTTGTAGACATTACTTCATTGAAGATTGGTAACAAACTTTATGTTGGAAGTCTTAAGGCTGAAGGGTTCACATTTGTACACCCGGACAATGCAGTTGTTGTAGCTGTTAAAATGTCTAGAAATGCAGCTAAAGGTGGTGCAATGGCAGATGACGACGACGAGGAAGTGGCAACTGAAGTTGAAGGAGAAGCTCCAGCAACTGAAGAAGCAGCAGCTGAATAA
- a CDS encoding SGNH/GDSL hydrolase family protein: MKKIIISTLAVSALFFTISCETDFDTDVQDIVVTKGEADFSNYVSLGNSLTSGYRDNALYINGQNESYPNIIAGQMKLAGGGNFVQPLMADNNGGLLLGTTPIQATKLYIKAFVNGSPVIENVAGNPTTNISNKVTGALNNFGVPGAKSFHLIAPGYGNIAGVLTGTANPYYVRFSTSTTSSIVDDAVLKKPTFFSYWIGNNDVLSYATSGGLGVNQTGNINPATYGSNDISDPNVVAAAIKTGLDKLKAGGTTKGVIANIPYVTSIPYFTTVPYNPVTPAALGANLTTLNASLYGPLKQALTAFGAGTRINLLSATSSNPVLIKDTSLPDLSVQLTAALTPSLGLPTATAFGQIYGQARQTTAEDYILLTTRGVIGTTAPGAPASINVYGISYPLQNQHVLTKIEAASVKTAVDAYNTSIKTLADTYGLAFVDANKKMVELNGQSGISFDGVRYTAKFVTGGTFSLDGVHLTGRGYAIVANEFIKAINMKYKSTLPQVDPNKYSGVTFP, from the coding sequence ATGAAAAAAATAATAATATCTACATTGGCTGTTTCTGCACTGTTTTTTACAATAAGTTGCGAAACAGATTTTGATACAGACGTACAAGACATTGTTGTCACAAAAGGTGAAGCAGATTTTTCTAATTACGTTTCTTTAGGGAATTCACTGACTTCAGGCTACAGAGATAATGCATTATATATTAATGGGCAGAACGAATCTTATCCTAATATAATTGCCGGACAAATGAAATTAGCCGGTGGAGGAAACTTTGTTCAGCCTTTGATGGCAGACAATAATGGAGGATTGCTATTAGGAACAACTCCTATTCAGGCTACAAAGCTGTATATTAAGGCTTTTGTAAATGGTTCTCCTGTAATTGAGAATGTTGCAGGAAACCCAACTACTAATATTTCAAACAAAGTGACAGGAGCTTTAAATAACTTTGGTGTGCCGGGAGCGAAATCATTTCATTTAATAGCACCTGGTTACGGAAATATCGCAGGAGTTTTGACAGGAACGGCAAATCCTTATTATGTGAGGTTTTCTACAAGCACAACTTCAAGCATTGTTGATGATGCGGTATTGAAAAAACCGACATTCTTTTCTTATTGGATTGGTAATAATGATGTTTTAAGCTATGCTACCAGTGGTGGATTAGGTGTAAACCAAACCGGAAACATTAATCCTGCTACGTACGGATCTAATGATATTTCAGATCCAAATGTTGTTGCAGCAGCGATTAAAACCGGTCTTGATAAATTAAAGGCAGGTGGAACAACAAAAGGAGTTATTGCAAATATTCCTTATGTAACATCTATTCCTTATTTCACGACAGTGCCATATAATCCGGTTACTCCAGCAGCTTTAGGCGCCAACCTTACAACTTTAAATGCAAGTTTATACGGACCGCTAAAACAGGCTTTAACAGCTTTTGGTGCAGGAACCAGAATTAATCTTCTTTCAGCAACTTCTTCAAACCCTGTTTTGATTAAAGATACTTCTCTACCTGATCTAAGTGTTCAGCTAACTGCAGCACTTACACCATCTTTAGGGCTTCCAACAGCTACAGCTTTTGGACAGATCTACGGACAGGCGAGACAGACCACAGCAGAAGATTATATCCTGCTAACTACACGAGGTGTTATAGGAACTACTGCTCCGGGAGCTCCTGCTTCAATCAATGTTTACGGAATTTCATATCCTTTACAAAACCAGCACGTACTTACAAAAATAGAGGCTGCATCAGTAAAAACTGCAGTTGATGCTTATAACACTTCAATCAAAACATTAGCAGATACATACGGATTAGCTTTTGTTGATGCAAATAAAAAAATGGTTGAGCTGAACGGACAATCAGGAATTTCATTTGACGGAGTAAGATACACAGCGAAGTTTGTCACAGGAGGAACTTTCTCACTAGACGGAGTGCATCTTACGGGTAGAGGTTATGCAATTGTTGCCAACGAATTTATCAAAGCAATCAATATGAAGTATAAATCGACCTTGCCACAGGTTGATCCTAATAAATATTCAGGAGTAACTTTCCCTTAA
- a CDS encoding gliding motility lipoprotein GldH — MYKVLGILMLVFFVGCSTSGEDVMMNPINNKWGKKAEQKFKLEVTDPQNPKNIIFVVRNNNEYPYSNIRFIVNFKSPKSKISQTDTLNYILAKPNGEWLGTGFGETKETLFQYKTNFKFPEKGTYEVGILQAMRNDNLKGIEDIGIKVETAKP; from the coding sequence ATGTATAAAGTTCTAGGGATATTAATGCTTGTTTTTTTTGTAGGATGCAGCACTTCAGGTGAAGATGTTATGATGAATCCTATTAATAATAAATGGGGTAAAAAAGCCGAACAGAAATTTAAGCTTGAGGTTACAGATCCGCAAAATCCCAAAAATATTATATTTGTGGTAAGAAATAATAACGAATATCCTTACAGCAATATAAGATTTATTGTTAATTTTAAAAGTCCTAAAAGCAAAATATCTCAAACGGACACGCTGAACTATATTTTAGCAAAACCAAACGGAGAGTGGCTGGGAACAGGATTTGGAGAAACGAAGGAAACGTTATTTCAATATAAAACAAACTTTAAATTTCCTGAGAAAGGAACCTATGAAGTGGGCATATTGCAGGCAATGAGAAATGACAACCTAAAAGGAATTGAAGATATAGGTATAAAAGTAGAAACGGCTAAACCGTAA
- a CDS encoding OmpP1/FadL family transporter: protein MKKILVSTALLAGVLSYAGGFRVSLQGVKQLAMAHTSAHAEDASVAFFNPAGMSFIPSKLSIVAGGFGASNKVTFQNLNTLQSTESDNPIGTPIYAAIAYKPIDKLSIGFSFTTPFGSTIQYPYDWEGREMVQKLELKSFYFQPMVSVKMADWLSFGASYIYARGTVDWDKAVTQFGGTVNINDEKASGHGYGFGFYFRPDPKLDVSIAYRSPVDMKAKQGTATFTVPAQNTVNGLLGLNSAGQDNFTATLPLVEEYTIGLTYNVTPKWLVSADFNYHGWSRYSKLTLDFANAPIGNQADPTVLVAPKNFKNSKTVRLGTQYMFSNMVFGRLGAYYDESPYSDENFIPETPSFDSFVLTGGLGFKFKQFGVDVAGGYVMPQSRDVKNDYLGFYGQAKAKAFYFGLGLSYNPF, encoded by the coding sequence ATGAAAAAAATATTGGTATCAACTGCCTTGTTGGCTGGGGTTCTATCTTATGCAGGAGGCTTCAGAGTTTCTCTTCAAGGGGTAAAGCAATTGGCAATGGCACATACGAGTGCTCATGCCGAAGATGCGAGTGTTGCATTCTTTAATCCGGCGGGTATGTCATTCATCCCTTCTAAACTGAGTATTGTTGCAGGAGGTTTCGGAGCAAGTAATAAAGTTACTTTTCAAAATCTAAATACTTTACAGAGTACAGAATCAGATAATCCTATCGGAACACCAATTTATGCTGCGATTGCGTACAAGCCTATCGACAAATTATCGATTGGTTTCAGTTTTACAACTCCTTTCGGAAGTACTATTCAATATCCTTACGATTGGGAAGGAAGAGAAATGGTACAAAAGCTTGAATTAAAGAGCTTTTATTTCCAACCGATGGTTTCTGTGAAGATGGCAGACTGGTTGTCTTTCGGAGCAAGTTATATATATGCGAGAGGAACTGTAGATTGGGATAAAGCTGTGACGCAGTTTGGAGGAACTGTTAATATTAATGATGAAAAAGCAAGTGGCCACGGTTATGGTTTCGGTTTTTATTTCAGACCAGATCCAAAACTTGATGTAAGTATAGCATACCGTTCACCGGTTGATATGAAAGCTAAACAAGGGACTGCAACATTTACAGTTCCGGCACAAAATACTGTTAACGGATTATTGGGATTAAATTCTGCCGGTCAGGATAATTTTACAGCAACATTGCCTTTGGTTGAAGAGTATACAATAGGTTTAACATACAATGTAACTCCGAAATGGTTGGTTTCAGCAGATTTTAATTACCATGGATGGTCTAGATACAGCAAATTGACATTAGATTTTGCCAATGCACCAATTGGAAATCAGGCAGATCCTACGGTACTTGTTGCACCAAAAAACTTTAAAAATTCTAAAACGGTCAGATTAGGTACACAATATATGTTTAGCAACATGGTATTTGGTCGTTTGGGTGCTTATTATGATGAGTCTCCTTATTCAGATGAAAACTTTATTCCTGAGACACCTTCTTTCGATTCTTTCGTACTTACAGGTGGTTTAGGGTTTAAATTTAAACAATTCGGCGTTGATGTAGCCGGTGGGTATGTAATGCCTCAGAGCAGAGATGTGAAAAACGATTATCTTGGCTTTTATGGCCAGGCAAAAGCTAAAGCATTCTATTTCGGTCTAGGTTTATCGTACAATCCTTTTTAA